A window of the Salinirubellus salinus genome harbors these coding sequences:
- a CDS encoding DUF7342 family protein, which translates to MTDQAPAEFADINEEVREDWKEETTPYERVRHVIAHTYSPVSADTVAEDALTSPKTARKHLNALADEGFVVTATGEHGGTTYRRSPESLVVEQAADILEHVSTDELVTRIGEMRDQLNEYRSEYGVDSPEELAVEQTNQTLEDRASDQPEIDSETIQEWQTLRRNLAFANAALSIANAERFVDGDRRSTDRSISA; encoded by the coding sequence ATGACTGATCAAGCGCCAGCCGAGTTCGCGGATATCAACGAGGAGGTCCGAGAGGATTGGAAGGAGGAGACGACACCTTACGAGCGTGTTCGCCACGTTATCGCCCACACGTATTCACCCGTGTCGGCAGACACCGTCGCCGAGGACGCTCTCACCTCGCCGAAGACGGCTCGAAAGCACCTCAATGCACTCGCCGACGAGGGGTTTGTCGTGACGGCTACCGGCGAGCACGGTGGGACAACTTACCGCCGGTCCCCCGAATCGCTCGTCGTTGAGCAGGCGGCAGATATCCTCGAGCACGTCTCGACGGATGAACTCGTCACGCGTATCGGCGAGATGCGCGATCAGCTCAACGAGTATCGCTCTGAATACGGCGTTGATTCGCCTGAAGAGCTAGCCGTCGAGCAGACGAACCAGACACTCGAGGATAGAGCATCGGACCAGCCGGAAATTGATTCGGAGACGATTCAAGAGTGGCAGACGCTCCGGCGCAACCTCGCGTTCGCAAACGCAGCCCTCTCGATCGCGAATGCCGAACGATTTGTCGATGGTGATCGTCGCTCGACCGACCGCAGTATTTCGGCCTAG